The following are encoded in a window of Methanocalculus natronophilus genomic DNA:
- a CDS encoding nitroreductase family protein, producing MIQNKNIANFGVTIIQARHSIRHFKDSPIPEEIIRKVLDCAKSAPSARNIQPWLFGIITDARTRSQIADLTDHGKFIAEAPVCFAVFGERDQQYVVEDCCAATENILIALTGYGIGSCWVAGHGKAYAEPIREMLGVPEKYTLISLIAAGEAKTEGFVLAKKKSLDEITFKERFGSE from the coding sequence ATGATTCAGAACAAAAACATTGCCAACTTTGGCGTCACCATCATCCAGGCGCGCCACAGCATCAGGCATTTCAAGGACAGCCCCATTCCGGAGGAGATCATCAGAAAGGTGCTTGATTGTGCAAAATCCGCACCTTCGGCAAGGAATATCCAGCCATGGCTGTTTGGGATTATCACCGATGCCCGGACACGGTCACAGATAGCTGACCTGACGGATCATGGGAAATTCATTGCTGAAGCACCGGTCTGCTTTGCCGTATTTGGTGAGCGCGACCAGCAGTATGTGGTTGAGGACTGCTGTGCCGCAACCGAGAACATCCTGATTGCCCTGACCGGGTATGGTATCGGGTCATGCTGGGTTGCAGGCCATGGAAAAGCGTATGCAGAACCGATCCGGGAGATGCTGGGCGTCCCTGAGAAATATACCCTTATCTCGCTTATTGCTGCGGGAGAGGCAAAAACCGAGGGTTTTGTGCTTGCGAAAAAGAAGAGCCTTGATGAGATCACCTTCAAAGAGAGATTTGGATCCGAGTGA
- a CDS encoding orotidine 5'-phosphate decarboxylase / HUMPS family protein — protein MTPPILQVALDIPDLSRAYAIAGETLAGGADWIEIGTPLIKSEGMHAVREIRAHHPDTPIVADMKTSDTGALEVEMAAKAGAGIVCILAESDDAVIREAVKAADLYGVQLMGDMMNVGDPVTRARELEEMGVHIINAHVGIDQQMIGKDSLELLERLTGTVSIPIAAAGGLDAARAAEAVAHGAEIVIIGGAIIRSSDVTASTAQIRSAIDAPKPRSQQKRDQTEEIRSMLEEASSSNVSDAMHRKGAMSGLKRYYGTGKMIGRAITVQTFAGDWAKPVEAIDLAAPGDVIVINNSRDTTIAPWGELATLSCQNKGVAGVIIDGAVRDLDDILEMTIPLYATAAVPNAGEPKGFGEINAEIVCCGQQVRPGDWIIGDASGVVVLPKERAYEISRRAVLVARTEERLREEIRRGSTLSVVMELLRWEKQ, from the coding sequence ATGACCCCTCCCATTCTGCAGGTCGCACTTGACATACCTGATCTCAGCCGCGCCTATGCAATAGCCGGGGAGACGCTGGCAGGCGGGGCAGACTGGATCGAGATCGGCACGCCGCTCATCAAGAGCGAGGGTATGCATGCCGTGAGGGAGATCCGGGCGCACCATCCGGATACACCCATCGTCGCAGACATGAAAACCAGCGATACCGGGGCGCTTGAGGTTGAGATGGCGGCAAAAGCCGGTGCAGGAATCGTCTGCATCCTTGCCGAATCCGATGACGCGGTCATCAGGGAGGCGGTGAAGGCAGCAGATCTCTATGGTGTGCAGCTGATGGGGGATATGATGAATGTCGGGGACCCCGTAACCCGTGCCCGTGAACTCGAGGAGATGGGAGTCCATATCATCAATGCCCATGTCGGGATTGACCAGCAGATGATCGGGAAGGACTCCCTCGAACTCCTTGAACGGCTCACCGGCACAGTCTCTATCCCGATTGCCGCTGCCGGCGGCCTTGATGCTGCGCGGGCGGCTGAGGCAGTTGCCCATGGGGCAGAGATCGTCATCATCGGCGGGGCGATCATCCGATCCAGCGATGTCACCGCCTCCACCGCCCAGATCCGATCGGCTATCGATGCACCAAAGCCACGATCCCAGCAGAAGCGGGATCAGACGGAGGAGATCCGATCGATGCTGGAAGAGGCGTCCTCATCAAACGTCTCCGATGCGATGCACCGGAAAGGGGCGATGAGCGGTCTGAAACGGTACTACGGAACCGGGAAGATGATCGGCCGTGCCATCACCGTCCAGACCTTCGCCGGAGACTGGGCCAAACCCGTCGAGGCGATTGATCTCGCAGCTCCCGGAGACGTGATCGTCATCAACAACAGCCGGGATACCACCATCGCTCCATGGGGGGAGCTTGCGACCCTCTCCTGCCAGAACAAGGGGGTTGCCGGTGTCATCATCGACGGAGCGGTCCGCGACCTTGACGATATCCTCGAAATGACAATTCCACTCTATGCAACCGCAGCAGTTCCGAACGCCGGAGAGCCCAAGGGTTTTGGAGAGATCAATGCGGAGATTGTGTGCTGCGGCCAGCAGGTACGGCCGGGAGACTGGATCATCGGGGATGCAAGCGGTGTTGTCGTCCTCCCCAAAGAGCGGGCATATGAGATCAGCCGCCGCGCAGTTCTTGTTGCCCGGACCGAGGAGCGTCTTCGCGAGGAGATCAGAAGGGGATCCACCCTCTCGGTTGTGATGGAGCTTCTCCGCTGGGAGAAGCAGTAA
- a CDS encoding DUF1538 domain-containing protein translates to MLHEAKETLREVMQAVTPIAVIVFLVLLVLIGSGAAELIDYILGVMMLTAGITLFLIGVKSGLLPMGEAIGSDLPKHGSIYLVIITAFLLGFFATVAEPDVRVLTNMVDLVSNGEIAQNPLVLSIAIGVGFFVMLAMLRIILGIPITWLFAAGYLVVIILSFIAPADYLQIAYDGGGVTTGPLTVPFILALGIGLSSVLAGRSALTDGFGLIGLASIGPIIGIMVLGILL, encoded by the coding sequence ATGTTACATGAGGCAAAAGAGACGCTGCGGGAGGTGATGCAGGCGGTCACTCCCATTGCTGTGATCGTATTTCTGGTATTACTCGTTCTGATCGGATCAGGCGCAGCAGAACTGATCGACTATATTCTCGGGGTCATGATGCTGACAGCGGGAATCACGCTCTTCCTTATCGGGGTGAAGAGCGGGCTTCTCCCGATGGGGGAGGCGATCGGATCTGATCTCCCCAAACATGGATCTATCTATCTGGTGATCATCACCGCATTCCTGCTTGGATTCTTTGCAACCGTCGCCGAGCCTGATGTCAGGGTTCTGACAAATATGGTCGATCTCGTATCCAACGGAGAGATTGCCCAGAACCCACTTGTCCTCTCAATTGCGATCGGAGTCGGATTCTTCGTGATGCTGGCGATGCTCCGCATCATCCTTGGCATCCCTATCACCTGGCTCTTTGCAGCAGGATACCTGGTTGTCATCATCCTCTCCTTCATTGCACCAGCTGATTACCTCCAGATCGCATACGACGGCGGGGGCGTCACCACCGGGCCGCTGACCGTCCCATTCATCCTTGCCCTCGGTATCGGTCTCAGCTCGGTACTTGCCGGAAGATCAGCGCTCACTGATGGCTTTGGGCTGATAGGTCTTGCATCCATCGGCCCCATCATCGGAATCATGGTACTGGGGATACTCCTATGA
- a CDS encoding DUF1538 domain-containing protein, giving the protein MISELGVLTGINHVILEAIIALIPLSIFFILFQITYLKLPIGHVINLFKGIVFTLFGMIFFLQGVKVAFIPAGEAIGSFFSAIGKPWILIPFGFLLGLLATYAEPAVRILCYEIENSSSGFIRGTLILYTLSLGVGIAVALGMGRIVYGFSFLPIIITGYVIAIILLWFADRDFVGIAFDSGGVATGPMAVTFLMALAVGAAAGIEGRDPVIDGFGLIALIALAPILSILILGIYFKKKKVNTS; this is encoded by the coding sequence ATGATATCTGAGCTTGGAGTCCTGACCGGTATCAACCATGTCATCCTTGAAGCGATCATCGCACTGATCCCGCTCTCGATCTTCTTCATTCTCTTTCAGATTACGTACCTGAAGCTCCCCATCGGGCATGTCATCAATCTCTTCAAAGGAATTGTCTTCACCCTGTTTGGAATGATCTTCTTCCTTCAGGGGGTGAAGGTCGCCTTTATCCCGGCAGGTGAGGCGATCGGATCCTTCTTTAGCGCAATCGGGAAACCCTGGATCCTTATCCCCTTCGGTTTTCTCCTCGGGCTCCTTGCGACCTATGCAGAGCCGGCGGTACGGATTCTCTGTTACGAGATCGAGAACTCCTCAAGCGGATTCATCAGGGGAACCCTCATCCTCTACACACTCTCCCTCGGAGTCGGGATTGCCGTTGCACTCGGCATGGGGCGGATCGTCTATGGGTTCTCATTCCTCCCGATCATCATCACCGGGTACGTCATCGCCATCATCCTCCTCTGGTTTGCTGACCGCGACTTCGTCGGGATCGCCTTTGACTCAGGCGGGGTTGCAACAGGTCCGATGGCGGTTACCTTCCTGATGGCACTCGCCGTTGGGGCGGCAGCAGGAATTGAGGGGCGCGATCCGGTGATCGACGGGTTCGGGCTGATCGCACTCATTGCACTCGCACCGATCCTCTCAATCCTCATCCTTGGCATCTACTTCAAAAAGAAAAAGGTGAATACATCATGA
- a CDS encoding P-II family nitrogen regulator: MICEGCKVLIVTIVKKGWSQQVIEASRQAGASGGTIIPGRGTGIHEMQTLLGLRIEPEKEIILTIVNPEQADTILEAIVSEAELEKPGNGIAFVISLDKVAGRVHMFTKEGEE, encoded by the coding sequence ATGATCTGTGAAGGTTGTAAAGTACTGATTGTAACAATCGTCAAGAAAGGCTGGTCACAGCAGGTGATCGAGGCATCCCGTCAGGCGGGCGCATCGGGCGGCACGATTATTCCCGGCCGTGGAACCGGGATCCATGAGATGCAGACACTCCTTGGTCTTCGGATCGAGCCAGAAAAGGAGATCATCCTCACCATCGTCAATCCTGAACAGGCTGATACAATTCTTGAAGCCATCGTTTCAGAGGCAGAGCTTGAGAAACCGGGCAACGGGATCGCCTTTGTCATCAGCCTGGATAAGGTCGCAGGCCGTGTCCATATGTTTACAAAAGAAGGAGAAGAGTAG
- a CDS encoding ACT domain-containing protein: MQEEYIIKQISVFSENKPGRLAAIAEALQKSNVNIFAFSIAEASSFGVVRALVDNPGTARSVLENLGFAVQFTDVIAVRMKDEPGGLHEVARILGDAGINIEYAYAYSGRDAAVLILRVSQAGEAISKIQAAGGSLLRESDLG, encoded by the coding sequence ATGCAGGAAGAGTATATCATCAAACAGATCTCCGTCTTCTCGGAGAATAAACCAGGGAGGCTTGCTGCGATTGCAGAAGCCCTCCAGAAGAGCAATGTGAATATCTTTGCCTTCTCAATCGCAGAGGCGAGCAGTTTCGGTGTTGTTCGTGCACTTGTCGATAACCCCGGGACTGCGCGATCGGTTCTTGAGAATCTTGGATTTGCTGTCCAGTTCACCGATGTGATTGCGGTCCGGATGAAGGATGAACCTGGTGGTCTTCATGAGGTTGCCCGGATCCTCGGTGATGCCGGGATTAATATCGAGTATGCATATGCATATTCCGGCAGGGATGCTGCGGTGCTCATCCTGAGGGTGAGCCAGGCTGGTGAGGCAATCTCGAAGATTCAGGCTGCAGGCGGCTCCCTCCTCCGGGAGAGCGACCTTGGCTGA
- a CDS encoding phenylacetate--CoA ligase family protein encodes MHCWDPRIETMQKDDLERLQYRLLKTLVYRLYSFSDFYHRRMKEAGVHPDDIRTLSDIRLLPFMYKHDLRDNYPDRLFCAPHDELVRYHVSSGTTGKPTVVGYTRRDLDLWTTSLARALTSCGLGRGDVIQVSYGYGLFTGGLGLHYGAERIGAAVLPTSVGNTERQIELMQDLKATAIACTPSYLIHIGEAAERMGISIKNDTDLRSAIIGAEPWSESMRTRIYETMGVRAYNIYGTSEISGPMFSECTAQQGIHIWGDIAYPEIIDPVTGEVLEPGESGELVMTVLQKEALPMIRYRIGDITRIDDETCACGRTHPRIQRITGRVDDMLIIRGINVFPSAVEHALLGIPELAGHFIIEVDRKGSLDDMIVRVEVAPEAFSDRINDLINIKKKVEHTLKSALNVAVVVELAEPGSLPRFEGKAKRVIDRRVI; translated from the coding sequence ATGCATTGCTGGGACCCACGGATTGAGACGATGCAAAAGGACGATCTCGAAAGGCTTCAGTACAGGCTCCTCAAGACACTCGTCTACCGGCTGTACAGTTTCTCAGACTTCTATCATCGACGAATGAAGGAGGCGGGTGTGCATCCGGATGATATCAGGACTCTTTCTGATATCCGCCTCCTCCCGTTCATGTATAAACATGATCTCCGGGATAACTATCCGGACCGGTTATTCTGTGCACCCCATGATGAGCTCGTCCGCTACCATGTCTCGTCCGGAACGACCGGGAAGCCGACCGTCGTCGGGTACACCCGAAGAGATCTCGATCTCTGGACGACATCGCTTGCACGTGCCCTCACCTCCTGTGGCCTTGGGCGGGGGGATGTCATCCAGGTCTCGTATGGGTATGGCCTCTTCACCGGGGGTCTTGGCCTCCATTATGGGGCTGAGCGGATCGGTGCGGCCGTCCTCCCGACAAGCGTCGGCAACACCGAGCGGCAGATCGAGCTGATGCAGGATCTGAAGGCGACCGCCATCGCATGTACACCATCATACCTGATCCATATCGGTGAAGCGGCAGAACGGATGGGTATCTCTATCAAAAACGATACCGATCTCCGCTCTGCCATCATCGGTGCCGAACCCTGGTCAGAATCGATGAGGACGCGTATTTATGAGACGATGGGGGTCAGGGCGTACAATATCTATGGTACAAGCGAGATATCCGGCCCGATGTTCTCTGAATGCACTGCCCAGCAGGGTATCCATATCTGGGGGGATATCGCGTATCCTGAGATCATCGATCCCGTAACCGGGGAGGTGCTTGAACCCGGGGAGTCGGGCGAACTGGTTATGACCGTCCTTCAGAAAGAGGCACTTCCGATGATCCGGTACCGTATCGGGGATATTACCCGGATAGATGATGAGACCTGTGCATGTGGCAGAACACATCCCCGGATCCAGCGGATCACCGGCCGCGTCGATGACATGCTGATCATCCGTGGTATCAACGTCTTCCCCTCAGCAGTTGAACATGCACTCCTTGGAATTCCTGAACTTGCAGGCCATTTCATCATCGAGGTTGACCGGAAAGGCTCGCTTGATGATATGATCGTCAGGGTTGAGGTTGCCCCTGAAGCGTTCAGTGATAGGATCAATGATCTCATCAACATCAAAAAGAAAGTGGAACATACGCTTAAAAGTGCCCTGAATGTGGCTGTCGTTGTGGAGCTTGCAGAACCGGGATCACTCCCCCGGTTTGAGGGAAAAGCAAAACGTGTCATCGACCGGAGGGTCATCTGA
- a CDS encoding phenylacetate--CoA ligase: MFWNEEMETLRGKKLEDLQTKRLKWTLSQAEKIPFYQERLRAAGISNSDIQKRDDITRLPFTKKTDLREGYPFGFFAVPRREVVRVHTTSGTTGKPTVVGYTRHDIDTWSDLIARNLTMVGLTADDTFQNAVNYGLFTGGLGFHYGAERTGMMVVPSATGNTKRQIEMIQDFGVTALHCTPGYALHITEVVEEMGVTLDSLRIGCFGAEAWSETMRHELETRLAIDAYDSYGMSEMYGPGVAFECTEKHGLHIWEDCYLPEIIDPATGETLGPGEKGELVITSLSKEAMPMIRYRTGDITMFIEDECPCGRGLRIARIMGRSDDMLVIRGINVFPSQIEHVLLGIAEVGDQFMVYIDRVHHLDEMTIDVEMNRSAFSGELGDLVGLQKQIQQKLQEALTLRTTVRLVEPGSLPRFEGKAKRVIDRRGDL, translated from the coding sequence ATGTTCTGGAATGAAGAGATGGAGACTCTGCGGGGGAAAAAACTCGAAGATCTCCAGACAAAACGGTTAAAATGGACACTATCACAGGCAGAAAAGATTCCCTTCTACCAGGAGCGGCTTCGCGCGGCAGGGATCTCAAATAGCGATATTCAAAAGCGGGATGATATCACCCGTCTTCCGTTCACAAAGAAGACCGATCTCCGGGAGGGATATCCGTTTGGTTTCTTTGCGGTTCCTCGCCGGGAAGTTGTGCGAGTCCATACGACCTCCGGAACAACCGGGAAGCCAACGGTCGTCGGCTATACACGGCATGATATTGATACCTGGTCGGATTTGATTGCACGAAACCTGACGATGGTCGGCCTGACCGCAGACGATACATTCCAGAATGCAGTGAACTATGGCCTCTTCACCGGAGGTCTTGGATTCCATTACGGGGCGGAACGTACAGGGATGATGGTCGTTCCGAGTGCGACAGGAAATACAAAGCGCCAGATCGAGATGATCCAGGACTTCGGGGTGACGGCACTTCACTGTACACCGGGATACGCGCTCCATATCACTGAAGTCGTTGAAGAGATGGGTGTGACCCTTGATTCACTGAGAATTGGCTGTTTTGGTGCGGAAGCATGGTCTGAGACGATGCGGCATGAGCTTGAGACCCGCCTTGCCATCGATGCCTATGACAGCTACGGGATGAGCGAGATGTACGGCCCCGGTGTCGCCTTTGAATGTACCGAGAAGCATGGTCTGCATATCTGGGAGGACTGCTATCTCCCCGAGATCATCGATCCGGCGACCGGCGAGACGCTTGGCCCCGGTGAGAAGGGTGAGCTGGTCATCACATCCCTGTCAAAGGAGGCGATGCCGATGATCCGGTATAGAACAGGTGATATCACCATGTTCATCGAGGATGAATGCCCATGCGGTAGGGGTCTGCGGATCGCACGTATTATGGGGAGGAGTGATGATATGCTTGTTATCCGGGGGATCAATGTCTTCCCATCCCAGATTGAGCATGTTCTCCTCGGCATTGCGGAGGTGGGGGATCAGTTCATGGTATATATCGACCGGGTACACCATCTTGATGAGATGACGATTGATGTTGAGATGAACCGCTCTGCCTTCTCAGGTGAACTTGGCGACCTTGTCGGACTGCAGAAGCAGATACAGCAGAAACTGCAGGAAGCCCTCACCCTCAGGACGACCGTCAGGCTTGTCGAACCCGGCTCACTCCCACGGTTTGAGGGGAAGGCGAAGCGTGTTATTGACCGGAGGGGTGATCTCTGA
- a CDS encoding DNA-3-methyladenine glycosylase family protein: MSYRSLLLEGDALPFNLDRTLLCGQVFRWEKTGQWWTGILADNVVHIRQDGRELHFTGTTGEEITRYFDLDRDLEAILASFPDHPILNLAVDHARGLRVIRQPAWECTASYIVATFANIPGIQTRIRLLCERFGDEVAPGRHAFPSPRSLAASPLCDIRDCRVGYRDRYLCNTAMMITENPAWEREIWDLPYQEARKKLLAYPGVGKKVADCILLFAFHHFEAVPVDVWIERIMQQHFLTRDLRLPYDRIADAARDIFGPYAGYAQEYLFAARDIIPKK; the protein is encoded by the coding sequence GTGAGCTACAGAAGCCTCCTGCTTGAAGGGGACGCGCTTCCATTCAATCTCGATAGAACGCTTCTCTGCGGACAGGTTTTCAGGTGGGAGAAGACCGGGCAGTGGTGGACTGGCATCCTGGCAGACAACGTCGTCCACATCAGGCAGGATGGAAGAGAGCTTCATTTCACAGGCACAACGGGGGAAGAGATCACCAGGTACTTCGATCTGGATCGGGATCTTGAAGCGATACTTGCTAGTTTTCCGGATCACCCAATCCTGAACCTGGCAGTTGACCATGCACGGGGACTCCGTGTTATCAGGCAGCCTGCCTGGGAATGCACAGCCTCCTATATCGTCGCCACGTTTGCAAACATACCGGGAATACAGACACGTATCAGGCTTCTCTGTGAGCGGTTCGGAGATGAGGTTGCACCCGGCAGGCATGCCTTCCCTTCACCACGCTCCCTTGCAGCGTCACCGCTCTGTGACATCAGGGATTGTCGTGTCGGGTACAGGGACCGGTATCTCTGCAACACTGCCATGATGATTACAGAAAACCCGGCATGGGAGAGAGAGATATGGGATCTTCCCTACCAGGAAGCCCGCAAAAAACTCCTCGCCTATCCGGGTGTCGGGAAGAAGGTGGCAGACTGTATCCTCCTCTTTGCATTCCACCACTTCGAGGCAGTGCCGGTTGATGTCTGGATTGAACGGATCATGCAACAACACTTTCTCACCCGGGATCTGCGCCTTCCATATGACAGAATCGCAGATGCTGCAAGAGATATCTTTGGACCATATGCCGGGTATGCCCAGGAGTATCTCTTTGCAGCACGGGATATCATCCCAAAAAAGTAG